The genomic interval CAGCCGTTCTCGCGGACGCGGACGAGATCGGCGCGATAGACCGTCTCGGCCTCGCGCGCGCGGCCGGCATCGAGCAGCACGCCGCCGAGGACCTGGCGCACCGGGTGATGCCACACCGGCGGCTCGTTGTACGGAATTGCGTCCTCGAGCGCGACCGCCTCCTCCAGCACCCGCACCGCGGCGTCGAATGCGCCGCGCCGGGCCGCCAGCTCCCCCTTGACGATACGCGCGGCGATCTGCAGGTTGATCTGCAGCGGCGAATCCTTGAGCGTGGTCTTGAACGCGTCGTGCGATGCGAGCGATTCGACGGCGCCGATCTCCGTCGCGGCGCGGTCCAACTGTCCGCGCGCGACCAACGCCAGGCCGCGCCCGTAATGCCAGATGCCCGTCGCATACGGATCGCTCGCGGGCGGCGGCGGCGCGGTCAGCATCTCCGTCCACATGCCGAACCGCACGAACGCGAGCCAGGGCGTGACCGGAAAGTCCGCCGTCCACGCCACCGCTCCGGCGTGGTGATGCGGCACCTTCTCGGCGACCTGTCGCGCCGCGGCGACCGCCGCGTCCCTGCGTCCCTCCAGCGTCGCGGCCGCCCAGAGGAAGTGCAGGTTGTGCGGGTAGTAGGTGATCGGATACAGCCCCTGCGCCTGACACTGCGCGAGATAGTCCTCGTCGGCCGCGATGGCGCGGACGTTCGCCTCCGCCGCGTCGGCGTAGCGCCCGACGCGCAGGTAGATGTGCGCCGGCATGTGCACCATGTGGCCGGCGGACGGCATCAGCGACCCGAGCACGTCGGCGCTCTTCAGCGCCCGATCGGGATCGTCCGACGCCTCCATGGCGTGGATGTAGTAGTGATGCGCGCCGGGATGCCTGGGGTGCGCCGCGATCACCGACTCGATCGTCTGCAGCACGCGCGCCGTCGCCGGCTTGGGCGAGCCGTCCTTCTGCCAGTAGTCCCACGGCATCGTATTCATCACCGCGTCGGCATAGAACGTCTGCACGTCGGGATCGTTCGGATAGGCCGCGGCCACGCGCTCCATCGCGGCGGCGTATGCGCGGTCGAGCGCCGGCCGGTCGCCGATGCCGGCGGCGGCGAACCGCGAGGCCAGCGCCTCGACGAGCGCCCGCTCGCGTGGCGACGCGCCGTCGGCCGCGCGTCTGGCGGCCTGAATGGCGTCGTACGCCTTGCTTGCGTTCTCGGCGCTCAGCGGCGCGTTCAGGTTCGGCCCGACCGCCATCGCCTGCCCCCAATAGGCCATGGCCAGCGCCGGATCGAGACGCGCCGCCTCGCGAAACGAGCGCAGCGCTTCGGGAAAGTTGAAGGCGTAGAGCAGCCGGACGCCCTGGTTGAAAAACTGTCTCGCCCGCGGGACGCCGGTCGTCACCGGCCACTCGTGGGTACCCAGCCCGGCGAGCAGCGGTGCCACGGGCGTGTCGGATGCGGCCGACGCGGAATGCCCCGAGATCAGCCCGGCGCCGCAGACCAGTACGGCGCCCGCCAGCAAACGTAATGAATTCTTCATGTTACTCAGCATGGTGTTCTCCCTGATGCACCTCTCCATTCGTAGTGGCGGGAGAACGGCGGAAACCGCCAACCGCTCCCGACTTCGCTCGCTGTCAGAGATCCGGGGG from Vicinamibacterales bacterium carries:
- a CDS encoding alpha/beta fold hydrolase, translating into MLSNMKNSLRLLAGAVLVCGAGLISGHSASAASDTPVAPLLAGLGTHEWPVTTGVPRARQFFNQGVRLLYAFNFPEALRSFREAARLDPALAMAYWGQAMAVGPNLNAPLSAENASKAYDAIQAARRAADGASPRERALVEALASRFAAAGIGDRPALDRAYAAAMERVAAAYPNDPDVQTFYADAVMNTMPWDYWQKDGSPKPATARVLQTIESVIAAHPRHPGAHHYYIHAMEASDDPDRALKSADVLGSLMPSAGHMVHMPAHIYLRVGRYADAAEANVRAIAADEDYLAQCQAQGLYPITYYPHNLHFLWAAATLEGRRDAAVAAARQVAEKVPHHHAGAVAWTADFPVTPWLAFVRFGMWTEMLTAPPPPASDPYATGIWHYGRGLALVARGQLDRAATEIGAVESLASHDAFKTTLKDSPLQINLQIAARIVKGELAARRGAFDAAVRVLEEAVALEDAIPYNEPPVWHHPVRQVLGGVLLDAGRAREAETVYRADLVRVRENGWSLFGLARSLELQQRSADAAAVRERFAQAWKRADITLTSSRIIGSDRRPSSPADARVINLPGGVTLSYAAQGDPAGTPVILLHGITDSLRSFEPILPHLPRSLRVFAISQRGHGDSSRPAGGYTPRQFAADVARFMDALGLPRAVIVGHSMGAGNAMRFAADYPGRTVALVMIGALGRREFSADVLAFDKAVSTLSDPIDRQFAHDFQMGTIARPIAPALVETFVDESLKVPARVWRSALTGLMGADIGGTMRRVNARTLIIWGTRDSVAPRADQEALLNGIRGAELKVYEAIGHAVHWEDPARVAADIVAFVSTERHRTRTSASARR